One genomic region from Oncorhynchus keta strain PuntledgeMale-10-30-2019 chromosome 33, Oket_V2, whole genome shotgun sequence encodes:
- the LOC118365952 gene encoding importin-8-like isoform X2, giving the protein MDPNRIIQALKGTIDPNLRIAAENELNQSYKIINFAPTLLQIIVSEQVEFPVRQAAAIYLKNMVSQYWQDREPSLGEVVFPFNIHENDRTQIRDNIVEGIIQCPESIRAQLTVCLRAIIKHDFPGRWTAIVDKIGLYLQSQNSGSWYGSLLALYQLVKTYEYKKAEERDPLLAAMQIFLPRIQQLVTQLLPDGTIFSVLIQKQILKIFHALVQYSLPLQLINNTVITQWMEILRAVMDRDVPPETLEVDEDDRPDLVWWKSKKWALHIITRLFERYGSPGNVTKEYFEFADFFLKTYAVGIQQVLLKVLDQHRQKQYVTPHVLQKSLNYLNQGLSHSLTWKHMKPHMQTISQEVIFPLMCYKDEDEKLWQEDPYEYIRMKFNVYDDHALPATAAQSLLCKAARKRKEVLPQMMEFCHQIMMEPSADPRRKDGALHVIGSLAELLLKKRVYREQMELMLQNYVFPLLNSPLGYLRARSCWVLHSFSPLRFHNELVLRNAVELVKQGLIADKEMPVKVEAAIALQTLVSNQEQAKVYIRPYIRPVMQELLHVIKETENDDLTNVIQKMICEYNQEVAVIAVDMTQNLAEIFTKVLQSEEYEESEDKTVMALGILSTIDTILTVMEDHKEITQQLEGICLQVIGLVLQKPIIEFYEEILSLAFGLTCQTISPQMWQLLVVLYGVFQHDCFDYFTDMMPLLHNYVTVDTDTLLSNPKYLEVIYTMCKKVLTSDAGEDAECHAAKLLEVIVLQCRGRGIDQCIPLFVEAVLERLTRGVKSSELRTMCLQVAIAALYYNPALLIHTLDNMHFPHTPQPITAHFINQWMNDTEFFLGLHDRKMCIIGLSVLMELPSRPEVVEGVAAQIVPSVLLLFLGLKHLYSSRLNKPDLLACTGVPEEDQNEEIPSDEDEVNANRNTTMQQQTCTPVGHEDDEEDEDYWDEEGLEGTPLEEYNTPLDYDNGEDEYQFFTAALLRVQNTDQPWYQSLTTPLSDDQKKQLQEIYSLSQQRRSTAAKGQ; this is encoded by the exons TCGTACAAGATCATCAACTTCGCCCCCACTCTGCTCCAGATCATTGTGTCTGAACAGGTGGAGTTCCCTGTTCGCCAAGCAG CGGCCATCTACCTAAAGAACATGGTGAGCCAGTACTGGCAGGACCGCGAGCCCTCTCTAGGGGAGGTGGTGTTCCCCTTCAACATCCACGAGAACGACCGCACGCAGATCAGAGACAACATCGTGGAGGGCATCATCCAGTGTCCCGAGTCCATCCG GGCCCAGTTGACAGTGTGTTTGCGAGCCATCATAAAGCACGACTTCCCCGGGCGCTGGACGGCCATAGTGGATAAGATCGGCCTGTATCTGCAGTCTCAGAACAGTGGCAGCTGGTACGGCAGCCTCCTGGCCCTCTACCAGCTGGTCAAGACCTACGA gtataAGAAGGCGGAGGAGAGGGATCCGCTGCTAGCAGCCATGCAGATCTTCCTGCCCCGTATACAGCAGCTCGTCACCCAGCTACTGCCTGACGGCACCATCTTCTCTGTCCTCATACAGAAACAGATCCTCAAGATCTTCCACGCACTCGTACAG TACTCCCTGCCTCTCCAGCTGATTAATAACACAGTCATTACTCAGTGGATGGAGATCCTCAGAGCTGTTATGGACAGAGATGTCCCCCCA GAGACGTTGGAAGTGGATGAGGACGACCGTCCCGACTTGGTGTGGTGGAAGAGTAAGAAGTGGGCCCTACACATCATCACCAGACTGTTCGAGAG GTACGGAAGCCCAGGCAACGTGACGAAGGAGTACTTTGAGTTTGCAGACTTTTTCTTGAAGACGTACGCTGTAGGGATCCAACAG GTCCTGTTGAAGGTGCTGGACCAACACCGACAGAAGCAGTATGTCACGCCTCACGTTCTCCAGAAATCTCTTAACTACCTGAACCAGGGCCTGTCTCACTCCCTCACCTGGAAACACATGAAGCCACACATGCAg ACCATCAGCCAAGAGGTGATCTTCCCTCTAATGTGTTACAAAGACGAGGATGAGAAACTGTGGCAGGAGGATCCATACGAGTACATCCGCATGAAGTTCA ATGTGTATGATGACCATGCCCTCCCTGCCACTGCCGCCCAGAGCCTCCTGTGTAAAGCAGCCCGCAAGAGGAAGGAG GTTCTTCCCCAGATGATGGAGTTCTGCCACCAGATCATGATGGAGCCCTCTGCTGACCCCCGCAGGAAGGATGGGGCACTGCACGTCATCGGCTCACTGGCCGAACTCCTACTGAag AAGCGGGTGTACAGGGAGCAGATGGAGCTGATGTTACAGAACTATGTGTTCCCTCTACTCAACTCCCCTCTGGGATACCTCCGGgctagg TCGTGCTGGGTGCTGCATTCGTTCAGCCCGCTGCGTTTCCATAACGAGTTGGTCTTGAGGAATGCGGTGGAGCTGGTCAAACAGGGCCTCATAGCAGACAAGGAGATGCCCGTCAAGGTGGAGGCTGCTATCGCCTTGCAGACACTGGTCAGCAACCAGGAGCAAG ctaAGGTCTACATCAGGCCCTACATCAGGCCTGTCATGCAGGAGCTGCTCCACGTCATCAAGGAGACGGAGAACGATGACCTCACTAACGTCATTCAAAAGATGATCTGCGAGTACAACCAGGAAGTGGCTGTCATCGCCGTCGACATGACCCAGAACCTG GCCGAGATCTTCACCAAGGTGCTACAGAGTGAAGAGTATGAAGAGAGTGAAGACAAGACGGTGATGGCTCTGGGGATCCTCAGCACCATAGACACCATACTCACTGTTATGGAGGACCACAAGGAG atcaCTCAGCAGTTGGAGGGCATCTGTTTACAGGTGATAGGCCTGGTGCTGCAGAAGCCCATCATAG agTTCTACGAGGAGATTCTGTCCCTGGCGTTTGGGTTGACCTGCCAGACCATCTCCCCTCAGATGTGGCAGCTACTGGTGGTTCTCTACGGGGTCTTCCAGCACGACTGCTTTGACTACTTCACGG ATATGATGCCTCTTTTGCACAACTACGTTACCGTGGATACAGACACGCTCCTGTCCAACCCCAAATACTTAGAGGTCATATACACCATGTgcaaaaag GTGCTGACCAGTGATGCAGGTGAGGATGCAGAGTGTCACGCTGCTAAGCTGCTAGAGGTCATCGTCCTCCAGTGTCGGGGGAGGGGCATCGACCAG tGTATCCCGTTGTTCGTGGAGGCTGTGTTGGAGCGGCTAACCAGAGGTGTGAAGTCCAGTGAGCTGAGGACCATGTGTCTGCAGGTGGCCATCGCTGCTCTCTACTACAACCCAGCCCTGCTCATCCACACGCTGGACAACATGCACTTCCCCCACACCCCACAGCCCATCACCGCTCACTTCATCAACCAGTGGATGAATGATACTGAGTTCTTCCTGGG GCTCCATGACCGTAAGATGTGTATCATCGGACTGAGTGTTCTGATGGAGCTACCCTCCAGGCCAGAGGTGGTCGAAGGGGTAGCGGCTCAGATCGTCCCCAGCGTCCTGCTCCTGTTCCTGGGGCTCAAACACCTGTACTCCTCCCGCCTCAACAAGCCAGACCTACTGGCCTGCACTGGGGTACCCGAGGAGGACCAGAACG AGGAGATCCCCAGTGATGAGGATGAGGTGAATGCAAACCGTAACACCACGATGCAACAGCAGACCTGCACACCCGTAGGCCACGAGGACGATGAGGAGGATGAAGACTACTGGGATGAAGAGGGGCTGGAGGGGACACCCCTGGAGGAGTACAACACGCCCTTGGACTATGACAATGGGGAGGACGAGTACCAGTTCTTCACCGCTGCCCTACTCA
- the LOC118365952 gene encoding importin-8-like isoform X1, which produces MDPNRIIQALKGTIDPNLRIAAENELNQSYKIINFAPTLLQIIVSEQVEFPVRQAAAIYLKNMVSQYWQDREPSLGEVVFPFNIHENDRTQIRDNIVEGIIQCPESIRAQLTVCLRAIIKHDFPGRWTAIVDKIGLYLQSQNSGSWYGSLLALYQLVKTYEYKKAEERDPLLAAMQIFLPRIQQLVTQLLPDGTIFSVLIQKQILKIFHALVQYSLPLQLINNTVITQWMEILRAVMDRDVPPETLEVDEDDRPDLVWWKSKKWALHIITRLFERYGSPGNVTKEYFEFADFFLKTYAVGIQQVLLKVLDQHRQKQYVTPHVLQKSLNYLNQGLSHSLTWKHMKPHMQTISQEVIFPLMCYKDEDEKLWQEDPYEYIRMKFNVYDDHALPATAAQSLLCKAARKRKEVLPQMMEFCHQIMMEPSADPRRKDGALHVIGSLAELLLKKRVYREQMELMLQNYVFPLLNSPLGYLRARSCWVLHSFSPLRFHNELVLRNAVELVKQGLIADKEMPVKVEAAIALQTLVSNQEQAKVYIRPYIRPVMQELLHVIKETENDDLTNVIQKMICEYNQEVAVIAVDMTQNLAEIFTKVLQSEEYEESEDKTVMALGILSTIDTILTVMEDHKEITQQLEGICLQVIGLVLQKPIIGMAEFYEEILSLAFGLTCQTISPQMWQLLVVLYGVFQHDCFDYFTDMMPLLHNYVTVDTDTLLSNPKYLEVIYTMCKKVLTSDAGEDAECHAAKLLEVIVLQCRGRGIDQCIPLFVEAVLERLTRGVKSSELRTMCLQVAIAALYYNPALLIHTLDNMHFPHTPQPITAHFINQWMNDTEFFLGLHDRKMCIIGLSVLMELPSRPEVVEGVAAQIVPSVLLLFLGLKHLYSSRLNKPDLLACTGVPEEDQNEEIPSDEDEVNANRNTTMQQQTCTPVGHEDDEEDEDYWDEEGLEGTPLEEYNTPLDYDNGEDEYQFFTAALLRVQNTDQPWYQSLTTPLSDDQKKQLQEIYSLSQQRRSTAAKGQ; this is translated from the exons TCGTACAAGATCATCAACTTCGCCCCCACTCTGCTCCAGATCATTGTGTCTGAACAGGTGGAGTTCCCTGTTCGCCAAGCAG CGGCCATCTACCTAAAGAACATGGTGAGCCAGTACTGGCAGGACCGCGAGCCCTCTCTAGGGGAGGTGGTGTTCCCCTTCAACATCCACGAGAACGACCGCACGCAGATCAGAGACAACATCGTGGAGGGCATCATCCAGTGTCCCGAGTCCATCCG GGCCCAGTTGACAGTGTGTTTGCGAGCCATCATAAAGCACGACTTCCCCGGGCGCTGGACGGCCATAGTGGATAAGATCGGCCTGTATCTGCAGTCTCAGAACAGTGGCAGCTGGTACGGCAGCCTCCTGGCCCTCTACCAGCTGGTCAAGACCTACGA gtataAGAAGGCGGAGGAGAGGGATCCGCTGCTAGCAGCCATGCAGATCTTCCTGCCCCGTATACAGCAGCTCGTCACCCAGCTACTGCCTGACGGCACCATCTTCTCTGTCCTCATACAGAAACAGATCCTCAAGATCTTCCACGCACTCGTACAG TACTCCCTGCCTCTCCAGCTGATTAATAACACAGTCATTACTCAGTGGATGGAGATCCTCAGAGCTGTTATGGACAGAGATGTCCCCCCA GAGACGTTGGAAGTGGATGAGGACGACCGTCCCGACTTGGTGTGGTGGAAGAGTAAGAAGTGGGCCCTACACATCATCACCAGACTGTTCGAGAG GTACGGAAGCCCAGGCAACGTGACGAAGGAGTACTTTGAGTTTGCAGACTTTTTCTTGAAGACGTACGCTGTAGGGATCCAACAG GTCCTGTTGAAGGTGCTGGACCAACACCGACAGAAGCAGTATGTCACGCCTCACGTTCTCCAGAAATCTCTTAACTACCTGAACCAGGGCCTGTCTCACTCCCTCACCTGGAAACACATGAAGCCACACATGCAg ACCATCAGCCAAGAGGTGATCTTCCCTCTAATGTGTTACAAAGACGAGGATGAGAAACTGTGGCAGGAGGATCCATACGAGTACATCCGCATGAAGTTCA ATGTGTATGATGACCATGCCCTCCCTGCCACTGCCGCCCAGAGCCTCCTGTGTAAAGCAGCCCGCAAGAGGAAGGAG GTTCTTCCCCAGATGATGGAGTTCTGCCACCAGATCATGATGGAGCCCTCTGCTGACCCCCGCAGGAAGGATGGGGCACTGCACGTCATCGGCTCACTGGCCGAACTCCTACTGAag AAGCGGGTGTACAGGGAGCAGATGGAGCTGATGTTACAGAACTATGTGTTCCCTCTACTCAACTCCCCTCTGGGATACCTCCGGgctagg TCGTGCTGGGTGCTGCATTCGTTCAGCCCGCTGCGTTTCCATAACGAGTTGGTCTTGAGGAATGCGGTGGAGCTGGTCAAACAGGGCCTCATAGCAGACAAGGAGATGCCCGTCAAGGTGGAGGCTGCTATCGCCTTGCAGACACTGGTCAGCAACCAGGAGCAAG ctaAGGTCTACATCAGGCCCTACATCAGGCCTGTCATGCAGGAGCTGCTCCACGTCATCAAGGAGACGGAGAACGATGACCTCACTAACGTCATTCAAAAGATGATCTGCGAGTACAACCAGGAAGTGGCTGTCATCGCCGTCGACATGACCCAGAACCTG GCCGAGATCTTCACCAAGGTGCTACAGAGTGAAGAGTATGAAGAGAGTGAAGACAAGACGGTGATGGCTCTGGGGATCCTCAGCACCATAGACACCATACTCACTGTTATGGAGGACCACAAGGAG atcaCTCAGCAGTTGGAGGGCATCTGTTTACAGGTGATAGGCCTGGTGCTGCAGAAGCCCATCATAGGTATGGCAG agTTCTACGAGGAGATTCTGTCCCTGGCGTTTGGGTTGACCTGCCAGACCATCTCCCCTCAGATGTGGCAGCTACTGGTGGTTCTCTACGGGGTCTTCCAGCACGACTGCTTTGACTACTTCACGG ATATGATGCCTCTTTTGCACAACTACGTTACCGTGGATACAGACACGCTCCTGTCCAACCCCAAATACTTAGAGGTCATATACACCATGTgcaaaaag GTGCTGACCAGTGATGCAGGTGAGGATGCAGAGTGTCACGCTGCTAAGCTGCTAGAGGTCATCGTCCTCCAGTGTCGGGGGAGGGGCATCGACCAG tGTATCCCGTTGTTCGTGGAGGCTGTGTTGGAGCGGCTAACCAGAGGTGTGAAGTCCAGTGAGCTGAGGACCATGTGTCTGCAGGTGGCCATCGCTGCTCTCTACTACAACCCAGCCCTGCTCATCCACACGCTGGACAACATGCACTTCCCCCACACCCCACAGCCCATCACCGCTCACTTCATCAACCAGTGGATGAATGATACTGAGTTCTTCCTGGG GCTCCATGACCGTAAGATGTGTATCATCGGACTGAGTGTTCTGATGGAGCTACCCTCCAGGCCAGAGGTGGTCGAAGGGGTAGCGGCTCAGATCGTCCCCAGCGTCCTGCTCCTGTTCCTGGGGCTCAAACACCTGTACTCCTCCCGCCTCAACAAGCCAGACCTACTGGCCTGCACTGGGGTACCCGAGGAGGACCAGAACG AGGAGATCCCCAGTGATGAGGATGAGGTGAATGCAAACCGTAACACCACGATGCAACAGCAGACCTGCACACCCGTAGGCCACGAGGACGATGAGGAGGATGAAGACTACTGGGATGAAGAGGGGCTGGAGGGGACACCCCTGGAGGAGTACAACACGCCCTTGGACTATGACAATGGGGAGGACGAGTACCAGTTCTTCACCGCTGCCCTACTCA